Proteins encoded within one genomic window of Vanrija pseudolonga chromosome 3, complete sequence:
- the SPCC970.06 gene encoding Surfeit locus protein 4, translating into MSQRIHLNPNRGQAPFNQGYTPDPIATPGSRSTGPRSENEIVAQIQEVSSKIEDAIEQYTQPIRPYIPALARFLIVVTFLEDALRILTQWSDQLWYIQKHRGIPWGLAHLFLLINVIAMVAGSYGVIAKRFPEFAVLALLGVVVLQGLGYGLLFDLSFFLRNLSVIGGLLMVLSDSLQSKKKLFAGLPSISENDRRKYFQLAGRVLLVFLFIGFIVQGNWTTARVIVSIFGFIACVMVAVGFKAKWSASFLVTLLSVFNVLINNFWSVHSAHPQRDFLKYDFFQTLSIVGGLLLLVNMGPGGFSVDEKKKVY; encoded by the exons ATGTCTCAACGTATCCACCTCAACCCGAACCGCGGTCAGGCGCCCTTCAACCAGGGCTACACGCCTGATCCCATTGCGACGCCTGGGTCCAGGTCGACTGGTCCCCGCTCGGAGAACGAGATCGTCGCCCAGATCCAGGAGGTGTCGAGCAAGATCGAGGACGCGATCGAGCAGTACACCCAG CCTATCCGGCCGTACATCCCCGCCCTTGCGCGTTTCCTCATTGTTGTGACCTTCCTCgagg ATGCCCTCCGCATCCTCACCCAGTGGTCGGACCAGCTGTGGTACATTCAGAA GCACCGCGGTATCCCCTGGGGTCTCGCGCACCTGTTCCTCCTGATCAACGTCATT GCCATGGTCGCGGGCTCGTACGGTGTCATTGCCAAGCGCTTCCCCGAGTTTgcggtcctcgccctcctcggcgttgtCGTCCTCCAGGGTCTCGGCTACGGTCTCCTGTTTGACCTGTCCTTCTTCCTTCGCAACCTCAGCGTcatcggcggcctcctcatGGTCCTTTCCGACTCGCTCCAGAGCAAGAAGAAGCTGTTTGCTGGTCTCCCCTCGATCTCGGAGAACGACCGCCGCAAGTA CTTCCAGCTCGCCGGCcgtgtcctcctcgtcttcctgTTCATCGGCTTCATCGTCCAGGGCAACTGGACCACGGCCCGTGTCATCGTCTCCATCTTTGGTTTCATCGCCTGTGTCAtggtcgccgtcggcttCAAGGCCAAGTGGAGCGCCTCGTTCCTCGTCACCCTGCTGAGCGTCTTCAACGTCCTCATCAACAACTTCTGGAGCGTCCACTCGGCTCACCCCCAGCGTGACTTCCTCAAGTACGACTTCTTCCAGACCCTGTCcattgtcggcggcctcctcctgctcgtcAACATGGGCCCTGGCGGCTTCTCggtcgacgagaagaagaaggtcTACTAA
- the ARP6_1 gene encoding Actin-like protein ARP6, translating into MAQQGPVLIFDNGAYTIKAGISGVDEEPRFFPNSIVRSRADKRLFVSDDIENCRDLSGAVFRRPFERGMLVSWDAEKMIWDHIFSSSAMDIKPPETSLLVTEPYFNLPNIAETYDQMVFEEWEFSSYYRCTPASLIPYGGLFSNEADIPPECMIVVDVGYSFTHIVPIRGADVLWDHVKRIDVGGKLLTNHLKHLISFRQWNMLDQTYVVNSVREACSYVSMDWRGDLEKCKRSPRANPIVQEYVLPDFSAKSLSRTGYIRSGPNAVAPPEGAEEADGSDKPKRATGDEEEQVLWMENERFAGNELLFHPSDIGLNQTGLPETIAYVISTLPPDIQGMFWANIGIIGGLGNVEALGERLERDLRALCPIDYELGIYEVYEPTSAAYQAAVALTSNDVYLSSYAVTRAEYQEHGSSICRRKFGGPAYNVDPPGFTRDGGEPVDEHEQELRYALGLDSIKGKGSKRRNEDQEVTSGNWGGRRRRAQEGAGLLGGRGR; encoded by the exons ATGGCACAACAGGGGCCGGTCCTCATCTTCGACAATGGGGCGTACACGATCAAAGCTGGGATATcaggcgtcgacgaggagccaAG ATTCTTCCCCAACTCGATTGTGCGGTCGAGGGCAGACAAGCGTCTGTTCGTCTCGGATGATATAGAAAACTGTCGCGATCTGAGCGGCGCGGTCTTCCGCCGGCCGTTTGAGAGG gGTATGCTCGTGTCGTGggacgccgagaagatgATTTGGGACCACATCttcagctcgagcgcgatggAT ATCAAGCCCCCAGAAACGTCGCTCCTCGTCACTGAGCCATACTTTAATCTGCCAAACATCGCCGAGACGTACGACCAGATGGTGTTCGAGGAGTGGGAGTTCTCGAGCTACTACCGGTGCACAC CGGCTTCTCTTATCCCATATGGCGGCTTGTTCAgcaacgaggccgacatTCCACCAGAATGTATgatcgtcgtcgatgtcggcTACTCGTTCACCCACATTGTCCCAATACGCGGAGCTGATGTTCTCTGGGACCACGTGAAGAG GATCGATGTGGGAGGCAAGCTCCTCACCAATCACCTCAAGCACCTCATCTCGTTCCGCCAGTGGAACATGCTGGACCAGACCTACGTCGTCAACTCTGTTCGCGAGGCTTGTAGCTACGTGTCAATGGACTGGCGAGGAGACCTGGAGAAGTGCAA ACGATCTCCCCGCGCAAACCCCATCGTGCAAGAATACGTCCTGCCCGACTTCTCGGCCAAGTCTCTGTCAAGAACAGGGTACATTCGGTCCGGGCCGAACGCAGTTGCGCCTCCAGAAGGCGCTGAGGAGGCCGATGGATCCGACAAACCCAAGCGCGCGACAGGCGACGAAGAGGAGCAGGTGCTGTGGATGGAGAACGAGCGGTTTGCCGGCAACGAGCTCCTGTTCCACCCCTCTGACATTG GCTTGAACCAAACTGGACTGCCAGAAACCATTGCCTATGTCATCTCGACACTGCCACCCGACATCCAGGGCATGTTCTGGGCCAACATTGGTATCATCGGCGGCTTGGGCAATGTGGAGGCACTGGGCGAGCGGCT TGAGCGCGATCTGAGAGCCCTGTGCCCAATAGACTATGAGTTGGGTATTTATGAGGTGTACGA ACCAACCTCTGCGGCATACCAAGCAGCTGTCGCTCTCACGTCAAACGATGTGTACCTGTCGTCGTACGCGGTCACACGCGCCGAGTACCAAGAGCATGGGTCGTCGATATGCCGGCGCAAGTTTGGCGGGCCAGCGTACAATGTCGACCCTCCAGGCTTTACGCGCGATGGAGGCGAgccggtcgacgagcacgagcaagAGCTGCGATACGCTCTTGGACTGGACAGtatcaagggcaagggcagcaaACGACGTAACGAGGATCAAGAGGTTACGAGCGGCAATTGGggaggccggcgacgacgcgcgcaagAGGGTGCGGGGCTATTGGGTGGCCGTGGTCGGTGA
- the ARP6_1 gene encoding Actin-like protein ARP6 has translation MAQQGPVLIFDNGAYTIKAGISGVDEEPRFFPNSIVRSRADKRLFVSDDIENCRDLSGAVFRRPFERGMLVSWDAEKMIWDHIFSSSAMDVGELMRVPTDIQIKPPETSLLVTEPYFNLPNIAETYDQMVFEEWEFSSYYRCTPASLIPYGGLFSNEADIPPECMIVVDVGYSFTHIVPIRGADVLWDHVKRIDVGGKLLTNHLKHLISFRQWNMLDQTYVVNSVREACSYVSMDWRGDLEKCKRSPRANPIVQEYVLPDFSAKSLSRTGYIRSGPNAVAPPEGAEEADGSDKPKRATGDEEEQVLWMENERFAGNELLFHPSDIGLNQTGLPETIAYVISTLPPDIQGMFWANIGIIGGLGNVEALGERLERDLRALCPIDYELGIYEVYEPTSAAYQAAVALTSNDVYLSSYAVTRAEYQEHGSSICRRKFGGPAYNVDPPGFTRDGGEPVDEHEQELRYALGLDSIKGKGSKRRNEDQEVTSGNWGGRRRRAQEGAGLLGGRGR, from the exons ATGGCACAACAGGGGCCGGTCCTCATCTTCGACAATGGGGCGTACACGATCAAAGCTGGGATATcaggcgtcgacgaggagccaAG ATTCTTCCCCAACTCGATTGTGCGGTCGAGGGCAGACAAGCGTCTGTTCGTCTCGGATGATATAGAAAACTGTCGCGATCTGAGCGGCGCGGTCTTCCGCCGGCCGTTTGAGAGG gGTATGCTCGTGTCGTGggacgccgagaagatgATTTGGGACCACATCttcagctcgagcgcgatggATGTAGGTGAACTCATGCGCGTTCCAACTGACATCCAGATCAAGCCCCCAGAAACGTCGCTCCTCGTCACTGAGCCATACTTTAATCTGCCAAACATCGCCGAGACGTACGACCAGATGGTGTTCGAGGAGTGGGAGTTCTCGAGCTACTACCGGTGCACAC CGGCTTCTCTTATCCCATATGGCGGCTTGTTCAgcaacgaggccgacatTCCACCAGAATGTATgatcgtcgtcgatgtcggcTACTCGTTCACCCACATTGTCCCAATACGCGGAGCTGATGTTCTCTGGGACCACGTGAAGAG GATCGATGTGGGAGGCAAGCTCCTCACCAATCACCTCAAGCACCTCATCTCGTTCCGCCAGTGGAACATGCTGGACCAGACCTACGTCGTCAACTCTGTTCGCGAGGCTTGTAGCTACGTGTCAATGGACTGGCGAGGAGACCTGGAGAAGTGCAA ACGATCTCCCCGCGCAAACCCCATCGTGCAAGAATACGTCCTGCCCGACTTCTCGGCCAAGTCTCTGTCAAGAACAGGGTACATTCGGTCCGGGCCGAACGCAGTTGCGCCTCCAGAAGGCGCTGAGGAGGCCGATGGATCCGACAAACCCAAGCGCGCGACAGGCGACGAAGAGGAGCAGGTGCTGTGGATGGAGAACGAGCGGTTTGCCGGCAACGAGCTCCTGTTCCACCCCTCTGACATTG GCTTGAACCAAACTGGACTGCCAGAAACCATTGCCTATGTCATCTCGACACTGCCACCCGACATCCAGGGCATGTTCTGGGCCAACATTGGTATCATCGGCGGCTTGGGCAATGTGGAGGCACTGGGCGAGCGGCT TGAGCGCGATCTGAGAGCCCTGTGCCCAATAGACTATGAGTTGGGTATTTATGAGGTGTACGA ACCAACCTCTGCGGCATACCAAGCAGCTGTCGCTCTCACGTCAAACGATGTGTACCTGTCGTCGTACGCGGTCACACGCGCCGAGTACCAAGAGCATGGGTCGTCGATATGCCGGCGCAAGTTTGGCGGGCCAGCGTACAATGTCGACCCTCCAGGCTTTACGCGCGATGGAGGCGAgccggtcgacgagcacgagcaagAGCTGCGATACGCTCTTGGACTGGACAGtatcaagggcaagggcagcaaACGACGTAACGAGGATCAAGAGGTTACGAGCGGCAATTGGggaggccggcgacgacgcgcgcaagAGGGTGCGGGGCTATTGGGTGGCCGTGGTCGGTGA